In the Drosophila gunungcola strain Sukarami unplaced genomic scaffold, Dgunungcola_SK_2 000001F, whole genome shotgun sequence genome, one interval contains:
- the LOC128261831 gene encoding gustatory receptor for bitter taste 22e, which produces MRNPFISNSRTMGDGRKTFLHPTSLIETGTRLLKSAPQHSRLILRSGMFRPSGSGLRSRLSGLTLKGALYASWILGVFPFTYDCWTRKLHRSKWLIVYGLVLNAAFIAMVVTNDTESETPIKMQVFHRNALAEQVNRVHDVQTLSMVSLMLLRGFWKSGEIEKIMNELLDLQHFHFRHYSLEKCCSFDRFVQYKGVSVILEVVSMLILELGMSPNFSSQLFIGVSGLCFMLLAVLLGATHFHLAVVFIYRYVWIVNRELLRLVNNLANGETVESGQVDYLLNLYHRLLELNDRLASIYDYQMVLVMISFLLANVLGIYFFIIYSISLHIELDIKIVVFVQALVLNMLDFWLNIEVCDLAETTGRQTSTILKLFNDIEHLDVKVERSISDFALFCTHRRLRFRHCGLFYVNYEMGFRMALTSFLYLLFLIQFDYRNL; this is translated from the exons ATGCGTAATCCCTTCATCAGCAATTCCCGCACTATGGGCGATGGgcggaaaacatttttacatcCAACCAGCCTTATCGAAACTGGCACTCGTCTGTTGAAATCCGCTCCTCAACATTCGAGGTTGATTCTCCGGTCCGGGATGTTCCGCCCCAGCGGAAGTGGGCTCCGTTCGAGGCTATCTGGCCTCACATTGAAGGGTGCCCTGTATGCCTCGTGGATCCTGGGCGTGTTTCCCTTCACCTACGACTGCTGGACGAGGAAATTGCACCGTTCCAAGTGGCTAATTGTGTATGGCCTTGTCTTGAATGCGGCATTTATTGCGATGGTGGTCACAAATGACACGGAGAGTGAAACGCCAATAAAAATGCAGGTGTTCCATAGGAATGCCCTGGCCGAGCAGGTCAACAGAGTCCACGATGTGCAGACTCTTTCGATGGTGTCTCTTATGCTGCTAAGAGGTTTCTGGAAAAGCGGAGAAATCGAAAAGATCATGAATGAGCTTTTGGATCTACAACACTTCCACTTTCGTCACTATTCCCTAGAGAAATGCTGCAGCTTTGACCGATTTGTCCAGTATAAAGGGGTATCTGTGATTCTGGAAGTCGTGTCCATGTTGATTTTGGAACTGGGCATGTCACCGAATTTCAGTAGCCAGCTTTTCATTGGAGTAAGTGGTCTGTGTTTCATGCTACTCGCTGTCCTTTTGGGAGCCACACACTTTCACCTGGCGGTAGTCTTCATCTACCGATATGTGTGGATTGTCAACAGGGAACTACTTCGGCTGGTGAACAATCTGGCAAATGGAGAAACTGTGGAATCCGGCCAAGTGGACTACCTGCTTAATCTCTACCATCGCCTCTTGGAACTCAACGATCGACTGGCCTCCATCTACGACTACCAAATGGTCCTGGTTATGATCAGTTTCCTGCTGGCCAACGTTCTGGGCATCTACTTCTTCATCATATACTCCATCAGCCTGCACATTGAACTGGATATCAAAATAGTGGTCTTTGTTCAGGCACTGGTACTCAATATGTTGGATTTTTGGCTAAACATTGAAGTTTGCGATTTGGCAGAAACAACGGGTAGACAAACATCCACCATACTGAAGTTGTTCAATGACATTGAGCATTTAGATGTGAAAGTGGAAAGGAGT ataTCCGATTTTGCCTTATTTTGTACTCATCGCAGGCTGAGATTTCGTCATTGTGGCTTATTTTATGTGAACTACGAGATGGGATTCCGCATGGCGCTCACCAGTTTTCTGTACCTGCTGTTTCTCATCCAGTTTGATTATAGAAACCTGTGA
- the LOC128262637 gene encoding putative gustatory receptor 22b: MFGSRREFCPHLVWFLLKADLYGSWIFGLFPFTFETRKNQLRCSRWLQLYGLIANYSLLDLLVFMDSKSLKLHKLEVFKQSPLLEMLSMVIGVMNVFSAAVIHFMNFWGCKRVQEIGNELIALECKHFDSLSLKICPKFNCFVIQKWMAVMGQLICFLTANYGMPGNKYGVLLVLVSGLIQIILYLNLIHYYVGILFTYRYIWMINEQLLDLVKQLKLDSTIDSSGIRKFLTLYARLLELNTKLVSAYEYQIILILTSGLAGNIVVIYFSIVFGITMGRTSIFLVIFPQSLIINIWDFWLTIVVCDHTKREGKKTSTILKLFIDLEHKDVELEKSLNEFSWLCSHRKFRFKLFGLFLVNYSMGFQMIITSFLYLLYLVQFDYMNL; this comes from the exons ATGTTTGGATCACGTCGCGAGTTTTGTCCACATCTGGTATGGTTCCTACTAAAAGCAGATCTATATGGATCCTGGATATTTGGACTGTTTCCCTTTACCTTTGAAACCCGAAAAAATCAACTAAGATGCTCCCGATGGCTTCAGTTATATGGTTTAATCGCGAATTATTCCCTTCTGGACCTACTGGTGTTCATGGATTCCAAAAGTCtaaagctacacaaactggaAGTCTTTAAGCAAAGTCCCCTGCTGGAAATGCTAAGCATGGTAATTGGAGTGATGAACGTCTTTTCGGCCGCAGTGATACACTTTATGAACTTTTGGGGATGCAAAAGAGTGCAGGAGATCGGCAACGAGCTAATAGCCCTGGAATGTAAACACTTTGACAGCCTAAGCCTAAAGATTTGCCCCAAATTTAACTGCTTTGTGATTCAAAAATGGATGGCCGTAATGGGACAGTTGATATGTTTTTTGACGGCGAACTATGGAATGCCTGGAAATAAATATGGCGTGCTATTGGTGCTCGTAAGCGGCCTAATACAAATAATCCTCtatcttaatttaattcattattatGTCGGGATACTTTTTACCTATCGCTATATCTGGATGATAAACGAACAACTTTTGGACCTGGTAAAACAACTCAAACTGGATTCTACAATAGATTCTTCGGGTATAAGGAAATTTCTCACCCTGTACGCACGCCTTTTGGaacttaatacaaaattagtTTCGGCATATGAGTATCAAATAATCCTTATTTTAACATCTGGCTTAGCTGGCAATATTGTGGTCATCTATTTTTCCATTGTGTTTGGAATTACCATGGGAAGAACATCAATTTTTTTGGTGATCTTTCCGCAATCCTTGATCATTAatatttgggatttttggctgACCATTGTCGTCTGTGATCACACGAAAAGAGAAGGTAAAAAAACCTCAACTATCCTAAAACTATTTATTGATCTTGAGCATAAAGATGTGGAACTAGAGAAAAGT TTGAATGAATTCTCTTGGTTATGCAGTCATCGAAAGTTccgttttaaactttttggaCTCTTTTTGGTTAACTATAGTATGGGTTTCCAAATGATCATAACTAGCTTTCTATATTTGCTTTATTTGGTTCAGTTTGATTATATGAACTTGTAA
- the LOC128263574 gene encoding LOW QUALITY PROTEIN: putative gustatory receptor 22a (The sequence of the model RefSeq protein was modified relative to this genomic sequence to represent the inferred CDS: inserted 1 base in 1 codon), translating to MLQPKRVHRIRRSLCRFTQKATLYVSWVLGLFPFTFDPRKRQLHRSKWLLAYGLILNTSLLALSLLPYTDDHNSVKMEIYERNPLVKQVEQLVEGISXITTVVTHLRTFWRSKELVAILNEFLMMEKCHFSELILEDCPQFDSYVVHKALVVVLEVGSSLVLYFGMPDSKAVVQEALCIYIVQLEILLVVMHFHLAVIYIYRCLWIINGQLLEMISRLRRGKDVDPGKIQLLLGLYGRILDLNNRLASIYDIQITLFMATLFSANIIVGHVLVIFWANINWFSLTATILLIPQALIINFWDLWHGIATCNLAESTSRNTSTILKLFNDIEGMDEDLERKISDFSLFCSHCRLRIRHCGLFYINYEMGFHMIITNILYVVFLVQFDYMNLKFKSDDHYQSPNDV from the exons ATGTTACAACCGAAACGCGTACATCGCATTCGCCGGAGTTTGTGCCGTTTCACCCAGAAGGCCACACTTTACGTATCCTGGGTGCTCGGACTATTTCCATTCACCTTTGACCCCAGGAAAAGGCAACTGCATCGATCCAAGTGGCTTTTGGCATATGGCTTGATTTTGAACACAAGTCTATTGGCGCTGTCCTTGCTGCCGTACACAGATGATCACAATTCGGTGAAGATGGAAATTTACGAGCGCAATCCATTGGTTAAGCAGGTGGAACAACTTGTGGAAGGCATAA TTATTACCACCGTGGTGACCCATCTACGAACATTCTGGAGGAGCAAGGAGTTGGTTGCCATACTCAATGAGTTTCTGATGATggaaaaatgtcattttaGCGAGCTAATCCTGGAAGATTGCCCACAATTTGATAGTTATGTTGTCCACAAGGCTCTAGTGGTAGTCCTAGAAGTCGGCTCCTCTTTGGTGCTGTATTTTGGAATGCCGGATAGCAAGGCCGTTGTCCAAGAGGCTCTTTGCATCTACATTGTTCAGCTGGAAATTCTCCTGGTGGTGATGCACTTTCACCTGGCagtgatttatatatatcgctGCTTGTGGATAATCAATGGGCAGCTTTTGGAGATGATCAGTCGACTGAGGAGAGGTAAAGATGTAGATCCTGGCAAAATTCAGTTGCTATTAGGACTGTATGGACGCATTCTGGACCTCAATAATCGCCTAGCCTCCATTTACGACATTCAGATTACGCTTTTCATGGCCACCTTGTTCTCGGCCAACATTATTGTGGGCCACGTCCTCGTCATCTTTTGGGCCAACATTAATTGGTTTTCTCTGACAGCCACGATTTTGCTTATTCCACAAGCTTTGATCATCAACTTTTGGGATCTTTGGCATGGAATCGCCACTTGCAATTTAGCTGAGTCTACGAGCAGAAATACCTCAACTATCTTGAAGCTATTTAACGATATTGAAGGTATGGACGAGGATCTGGAACGAAAA ATATCCGATTTTTCCCTTTTCTGCAGCCATTGCAGACTGAGAATTCGTCATTGTGGACTATTCTATATTAACTACGAGATGGGCTTCCATATGATCAtcacaaacattttatatgtGGTTTTTCTAGTACAATTTGAttatatgaatttaaaattcaaatcagaCGATCATTATCAATCACCAAATGATGTTTAA